The following coding sequences are from one Bifidobacterium sp. window:
- a CDS encoding ABC transporter substrate-binding protein, with product MNIHNNPMVMKTMTVLSAVALLGSMAACGSSSSQVDSKSAAATSAKDFGGMESLVKAAKSEGQLTLIACPDDWANWGSIIKGFTTKYGIKVNSTNPNASSAEEIKAAKNLKGQKNAPDVFDLGATVATTSTSYYAPYKVSSWEKIPDTNKEKTGLYVNDYTGVISIGYDSSKVPKPSSLDDLLGSAYKGKVAINGNPTQAGAAFAAVGWANLQQGGTMDDYSKGIDFFQQLNKAGNFLAVDATSATIASGETPVVIDWNYLNVAAAQQNANFKTIVLPNKAYGSYYNQAINKDAPHPAAARLWEEYVYSAEVQNQFLKSGALPVMAKSMTEEKTIDSAALKKAGGLPEDINLATNAQTDAANALLAKEWSKITS from the coding sequence ATGAACATACATAACAATCCAATGGTGATGAAAACAATGACGGTGCTGAGCGCTGTGGCATTACTGGGATCAATGGCTGCGTGCGGTTCCTCATCGTCACAAGTCGACAGCAAGTCAGCGGCAGCCACCAGCGCAAAGGATTTCGGCGGGATGGAAAGTTTGGTCAAAGCTGCGAAGTCTGAGGGACAGTTGACTCTGATTGCTTGCCCTGATGACTGGGCAAACTGGGGAAGTATTATCAAAGGTTTCACAACCAAATATGGCATCAAAGTTAATTCAACAAATCCCAATGCTTCAAGTGCTGAAGAGATCAAAGCTGCTAAGAATCTTAAGGGTCAGAAGAATGCTCCTGATGTTTTCGATTTGGGTGCAACAGTCGCCACCACGAGTACGTCATACTATGCGCCATACAAAGTATCATCTTGGGAGAAGATTCCAGATACAAATAAAGAGAAAACCGGCTTGTACGTCAATGACTATACGGGAGTCATTTCCATTGGATATGACTCAAGCAAAGTTCCTAAGCCCAGTTCACTTGATGATTTGTTAGGCTCCGCTTACAAGGGAAAAGTAGCCATCAATGGTAATCCAACTCAGGCCGGTGCAGCATTCGCTGCTGTTGGATGGGCGAATCTGCAACAGGGTGGCACTATGGACGACTATTCAAAAGGTATTGACTTCTTTCAACAGCTAAACAAGGCCGGAAACTTTCTAGCGGTCGATGCAACTTCCGCAACTATCGCATCGGGTGAGACTCCTGTAGTTATTGACTGGAACTATCTCAATGTTGCGGCAGCACAGCAAAACGCGAATTTCAAAACCATTGTGCTTCCAAACAAAGCGTATGGCTCGTACTACAACCAAGCGATCAACAAGGATGCTCCTCATCCTGCAGCAGCAAGACTATGGGAAGAATATGTATATTCTGCTGAAGTACAGAATCAGTTCCTCAAATCAGGCGCATTACCCGTCATGGCAAAAAGTATGACTGAGGAGAAAACTATTGACTCAGCTGCATTGAAGAAGGCAGGTGGATTGCCAGAAGATATCAATTTGGCTACGAACGCGCAGACCGATGCCGCCAATGCCTTGTTGGCAAAGGAATGGTCGAAGATTACCTCTTGA
- a CDS encoding TetR/AcrR family transcriptional regulator, with amino-acid sequence MGKSNTVEDLFAQALDSSDLSTKQKAVLQASLTLFSRQGFDRTTTQEIAELAQVSQGTVYKRFATKHDILEALIEPFIDEIIPRLAMDFSETVSAQHLPDFGDYLSFVVRDRLELVVTNRKLVRILFAGIFNNQHEATALLDKVSQAVEGVEARFTVIFSHYQREGQLVKWPVRQIVRYTAAAIISHALPVVLLGDDDEAAAQPLNLDLATEQIVDFLRHGLSPATAQGRPDHRHH; translated from the coding sequence ATGGGCAAGAGCAATACGGTGGAGGATCTGTTCGCGCAGGCACTGGATTCCTCTGACCTCTCAACGAAGCAGAAGGCCGTGTTGCAGGCCAGCCTGACACTGTTCTCCCGGCAAGGTTTTGACCGGACCACCACGCAGGAAATCGCGGAATTGGCGCAGGTTTCCCAAGGCACCGTATACAAGCGATTCGCCACCAAGCACGATATCCTCGAAGCGCTCATCGAACCCTTCATCGATGAAATCATCCCGCGACTGGCAATGGACTTTTCCGAAACGGTAAGCGCCCAGCATCTTCCCGATTTCGGCGATTATCTGAGCTTCGTGGTGCGCGACCGTCTCGAGCTGGTCGTCACGAACAGGAAGCTCGTCCGCATCCTGTTCGCTGGGATATTCAACAATCAGCATGAAGCCACGGCTTTGCTCGACAAGGTTTCCCAAGCCGTCGAAGGAGTCGAGGCACGGTTTACCGTAATCTTCTCCCACTATCAACGTGAGGGTCAACTGGTGAAGTGGCCGGTGCGCCAAATCGTCAGATACACGGCCGCCGCCATCATCAGTCACGCCCTGCCAGTGGTGCTGCTGGGCGACGACGACGAAGCTGCCGCCCAGCCCCTGAATCTGGACCTCGCCACCGAACAAATCGTGGACTTCCTGCGGCACGGCCTCTCCCCGGCGACCGCACAGGGAAGACCCGACCATCGGCATCATTGA
- the serS gene encoding serine--tRNA ligase: MLDIQFIRDHTDVVKESQRKRGESVELVDEVLNSDSARRDALKDYETTRAQQKAIGKKVAAAPADEKAALIAETKELAQKVGEYKSAADSASQTFTTAMWKLSNIVEDVAPEGGEDDYVVVKKVGTPRDFASEGFEPKNHLDLGVGVAGIDMRRGVKVSGSRFYFLRGAIARMEIAMLTMAIDQAETKGFITTITPTLVRPEVMAGTGFLNSHADEIYRLREPDEQYLVGTSEVALAGMHENEILDLGKGPLRYCGWSSCYRREAGAAGKDTVGIIRVHQFNKVEMFVYCRQEDSLDQHQQLLAMEQEMLAKVEVPYRIIDTAAGDLGSSAARKFDCEAWVPTQERYRELTSTSNCTEYQARRLNIRERLEEGGTRPVATLNGTLATTRWLVSILENHQQQDGSIVIPEAMRPYMGGREVIEPTAWEA, translated from the coding sequence ATGCTTGATATCCAATTCATTCGTGATCATACTGACGTTGTTAAGGAATCGCAGCGCAAACGCGGCGAGTCCGTTGAGCTGGTTGATGAGGTGCTCAATTCTGACTCAGCACGCCGTGACGCACTAAAAGACTACGAAACCACACGCGCGCAGCAGAAGGCCATTGGCAAGAAGGTCGCAGCTGCTCCAGCTGATGAGAAAGCCGCCTTAATAGCGGAAACAAAGGAACTTGCCCAAAAAGTTGGCGAATACAAATCTGCAGCTGACTCAGCTTCTCAGACTTTCACTACTGCAATGTGGAAACTCAGTAATATCGTCGAGGATGTTGCCCCCGAAGGTGGCGAAGACGATTATGTGGTGGTGAAGAAGGTTGGCACGCCTCGTGACTTCGCTAGCGAAGGTTTTGAGCCGAAGAACCATCTTGACTTAGGCGTCGGAGTCGCAGGAATCGATATGCGACGTGGCGTGAAGGTATCTGGATCACGTTTCTACTTCCTTCGTGGAGCAATCGCTCGCATGGAAATAGCCATGCTTACCATGGCCATTGATCAGGCAGAGACCAAGGGATTCATTACCACCATCACACCGACACTCGTGCGCCCCGAGGTTATGGCAGGAACAGGTTTCCTGAACTCGCACGCCGACGAAATCTACCGTTTGCGCGAACCTGATGAACAATATCTAGTGGGTACTTCTGAAGTTGCACTCGCAGGTATGCATGAGAATGAAATTCTTGACTTAGGCAAAGGTCCTTTACGGTACTGCGGATGGTCGAGCTGCTATCGACGCGAAGCCGGTGCTGCTGGTAAAGATACCGTGGGCATTATTCGTGTGCATCAGTTCAACAAGGTTGAGATGTTTGTGTATTGCCGCCAGGAAGATTCGCTTGATCAGCATCAACAATTGCTCGCTATGGAGCAAGAAATGTTGGCTAAGGTTGAGGTTCCTTACCGCATCATCGATACTGCAGCAGGTGATTTAGGATCGTCAGCAGCGCGCAAATTCGATTGCGAAGCGTGGGTGCCAACCCAGGAGCGTTATCGTGAGCTTACGTCCACTTCGAACTGCACAGAGTATCAGGCCAGGAGGCTTAACATTCGTGAACGACTTGAAGAAGGCGGCACACGTCCGGTGGCAACTCTCAACGGTACTTTGGCAACCACTCGCTGGCTGGTATCGATTCTAGAAAATCATCAGCAGCAAGACGGCTCAATTGTGATTCCTGAGGCCATGCGACCATATATGGGCGGACGCGAGGTTATTGAGCCCACTGCTTGGGAAGCATAA
- a CDS encoding ABC transporter ATP-binding protein produces the protein MIPTAHTTSTNTSGGDTVEFADVTKSYGDKEVLHSFNLDIAAGEMISLLGPSGCGKSTALRCLSGFESITTGSIRIGGQDVIAVPPQRRGIGMVFQQYSLFPNLNVLQNVAFGLKIKGLNREDRYSKARDMLKLVGLEDYEAAYSTKLSGGQQQRVALARAIVMDPQVLLLDEPLSALDAKIRVQLRDEIRALQQRLGITAIFVTHDQEEALAVSDRIAVMHNGNIEQIGTPKELYSSPTTAFVADFVGQSNGLESTILADGQSVELCGIRIPVIGHYAPHTLVRVYLRPENVMLRADENGDFSVVNTSFLGSIERTGVTGHGIEMVAQHNPSTQYRIGDRVAVDIRPDPMVAEEIKIPWVENTVADILATATEQQAEKGDEQ, from the coding sequence ATGATTCCAACAGCACATACCACCTCTACAAATACCTCAGGCGGAGACACCGTAGAGTTTGCAGACGTTACCAAGTCTTATGGAGACAAGGAGGTGCTTCACTCTTTCAACCTTGATATCGCAGCGGGAGAGATGATCAGCTTGCTAGGACCTTCTGGCTGTGGCAAGTCGACAGCGCTGCGTTGCCTGTCTGGGTTCGAAAGTATTACGACCGGTAGCATTCGCATTGGTGGACAAGACGTAATTGCCGTCCCCCCGCAACGTCGTGGAATAGGTATGGTTTTTCAGCAGTATTCTCTATTTCCGAATCTCAATGTGTTACAAAATGTCGCCTTCGGCCTTAAAATCAAAGGTCTGAATCGTGAGGACCGGTATAGCAAAGCCAGAGATATGTTGAAGTTGGTTGGCCTGGAAGATTACGAGGCAGCGTATTCGACGAAGCTCTCGGGAGGTCAGCAACAACGTGTGGCGCTCGCGCGCGCCATAGTGATGGATCCACAAGTGTTGTTACTTGATGAGCCTTTGAGCGCATTGGATGCCAAGATTCGAGTCCAACTGCGCGATGAGATCCGTGCTTTGCAACAGCGTTTAGGAATTACCGCAATTTTTGTTACTCATGATCAGGAAGAAGCTCTTGCTGTCTCTGATCGAATAGCAGTCATGCATAACGGTAACATTGAGCAAATAGGCACTCCAAAAGAGTTGTACAGTTCACCAACAACCGCATTTGTAGCTGATTTTGTCGGACAATCCAATGGATTGGAGAGCACGATACTAGCGGATGGGCAGTCTGTGGAACTGTGTGGAATACGAATTCCAGTTATAGGGCATTATGCACCCCATACACTGGTGCGGGTGTACCTTCGCCCTGAGAATGTGATGTTAAGAGCAGATGAGAACGGTGACTTTTCAGTCGTAAACACCAGTTTCCTTGGGTCCATTGAGCGTACCGGTGTGACAGGCCACGGCATTGAGATGGTTGCTCAGCATAATCCAAGCACACAGTACCGCATTGGTGATCGTGTCGCTGTTGATATTCGCCCAGACCCGATGGTTGCTGAAGAAATCAAGATTCCTTGGGTCGAGAATACTGTTGCGGATATCCTTGCAACGGCAACAGAGCAACAAGCTGAGAAGGGTGATGAACAGTGA
- a CDS encoding ABC transporter permease — MARVAPKHSQIWKPYDRPSTTARRMILIIFLIFLALPLTGMVYFTFRSATGGFTFDHWAELFSAGESSSWDLLATGVINSVILVIVTIAIEYVIVIPALIVIHVKLPRIHRAMRVLMLLPIAIPAIILVVGFAPIFAVVADYVSSDSWTLALAYGVIALPFVYTTIDADLNGLNASTITEAAQSLGANWWTILTGLIVPCLRKSIISATLITTAIVLGEFTIASLLNRDTLQTELITISQSDVYLSVIITLIVLVLTFIALFLVSGFGRKKDHQ, encoded by the coding sequence ATGGCTCGCGTAGCTCCAAAGCACTCGCAGATATGGAAACCTTACGATCGACCGAGCACGACTGCGCGCAGGATGATACTGATTATCTTCCTGATATTTTTAGCGTTGCCTCTGACCGGTATGGTGTATTTCACTTTCAGATCAGCTACTGGAGGCTTTACTTTCGACCATTGGGCTGAGTTGTTTTCGGCGGGGGAATCATCCTCATGGGACTTACTCGCCACCGGTGTTATTAACTCTGTGATTCTGGTCATCGTCACAATCGCTATTGAATATGTGATTGTGATACCAGCGCTGATCGTTATACACGTCAAACTGCCAAGAATTCATCGCGCTATGCGTGTACTGATGCTGTTGCCGATTGCCATTCCGGCTATCATTCTTGTTGTTGGTTTTGCACCCATCTTCGCTGTGGTGGCAGACTACGTCAGTTCGGATTCATGGACGTTAGCACTGGCTTATGGAGTGATTGCACTGCCTTTTGTGTATACCACGATTGATGCAGATCTTAATGGTTTGAATGCTTCAACTATCACTGAAGCCGCTCAATCTCTTGGTGCAAATTGGTGGACGATACTTACAGGGCTTATCGTGCCGTGTCTAAGAAAAAGCATCATATCCGCGACACTAATAACCACAGCAATAGTGCTTGGTGAGTTCACCATAGCGTCATTGTTGAATCGAGACACTCTGCAAACTGAGCTCATCACCATCTCTCAAAGCGATGTGTATTTATCGGTCATCATTACACTCATCGTGCTGGTGCTGACTTTTATTGCATTGTTCCTAGTGAGTGGGTTTGGGCGTAAGAAAGACCATCAGTAA
- a CDS encoding ABC transporter ATP-binding protein — MEHTNNNDSPESVAIEVSHLTQGYGKTIVLQDIDFKVHKGEILALIGPSGSGKTTLISTIMGMMPAKTGSVRVLGVSMPNRTELGNIGFMAQNDALYTNLSGLENLKFFASLQQVNKHQFADYAMQAARIVHLENSLKRRVANYSGGMKRRLSMAIALISNPPVLILDEPTVGIDPELRREVWSELHRIAEQGRTIILTTHVMADAAEADTLLMIRQGEVIAKGSPDTVKQHYQVTSIEDAFVRAGKEQDAHLSND; from the coding sequence ATGGAACATACCAACAATAACGACAGCCCTGAGTCTGTTGCTATTGAAGTGTCTCACTTAACACAGGGATATGGGAAAACCATAGTTCTGCAAGATATCGATTTCAAGGTTCATAAAGGTGAAATACTGGCCCTCATAGGCCCGAGTGGATCAGGTAAGACAACCTTAATCAGCACCATTATGGGCATGATGCCTGCAAAAACTGGGTCAGTACGCGTGCTTGGCGTATCCATGCCAAATCGAACAGAGCTTGGCAACATAGGCTTTATGGCGCAAAATGATGCCTTGTACACCAATCTCAGTGGACTCGAAAATCTCAAATTCTTTGCTTCTTTACAGCAAGTGAACAAACATCAATTTGCCGACTACGCAATGCAAGCAGCACGAATAGTACATCTAGAAAACTCTTTGAAGCGTCGGGTCGCAAATTACTCGGGAGGTATGAAAAGACGATTGTCAATGGCGATCGCCCTTATCAGCAATCCCCCCGTGCTTATCCTCGACGAGCCCACAGTCGGCATCGATCCCGAGTTACGAAGAGAAGTGTGGAGTGAACTTCACCGAATCGCCGAACAAGGCAGAACTATCATTCTGACCACACACGTGATGGCTGATGCTGCAGAGGCTGACACTCTGCTGATGATTCGCCAAGGCGAGGTAATTGCCAAGGGTTCTCCCGACACAGTCAAACAACACTACCAAGTGACGAGCATCGAAGATGCCTTCGTTCGTGCAGGGAAGGAACAGGATGCGCACCTTAGCAATGATTAG
- a CDS encoding ABC transporter permease: protein MRTLAMIRRVLTELLRDRRTLALMFAAPLLILTLMYFLFQGATNINADIAVQSVDAELVSAMKIDGLHIHEVSGTAADDNTEAHARNIIRDNDYAGFLSQSDDSLTLTLAGADQSQSGLILQSLKTAQTELSAKAASATIASQAAALKQLQSTVAELSAQLQAIRAASSGTSAGQAQSSAGTDAQAPSSQQSAGAAPSSVTVKYLYGSEDSTFFDTLVPIMMGFVIFFFVFLISGIGLLHERTTGTLNRLLATPIRKREIIFGYLVGYGIVAIVQTAVVIGYTLVVFKTQILGSLWNVVLLNLMIAGAALTLGLLVSSFAATEFQMMQFIPIIVIPQIFFSGIIPVDSMPEWLQVVAHAMPLYWGSRGMSDVVVKGASLTQIAPNLGVLLAFILVFLGLNLVVMRKYRRV from the coding sequence ATGCGCACCTTAGCAATGATTAGAAGAGTACTGACGGAGCTTCTGCGAGACAGACGGACATTGGCGTTGATGTTCGCCGCTCCCCTGCTGATTCTGACGCTGATGTATTTCCTGTTCCAAGGAGCCACCAACATCAACGCCGATATCGCCGTGCAATCGGTCGATGCCGAACTCGTGTCCGCCATGAAGATTGATGGTCTGCATATCCACGAGGTCAGCGGTACCGCAGCGGACGACAACACCGAGGCACACGCCCGAAATATCATACGCGACAACGACTATGCCGGTTTCCTCAGCCAGAGTGACGATTCCCTGACACTGACGCTAGCCGGAGCCGACCAATCGCAAAGCGGCTTGATTCTGCAAAGCCTCAAAACCGCACAGACCGAGCTCTCCGCCAAGGCCGCCTCGGCCACCATCGCCTCGCAAGCAGCAGCGCTCAAACAGCTTCAAAGCACCGTCGCGGAGCTGAGCGCGCAACTGCAAGCCATCCGAGCGGCAAGTTCAGGCACCTCGGCAGGTCAAGCGCAGTCCTCGGCAGGCACGGATGCCCAAGCACCTTCAAGCCAGCAGAGTGCAGGGGCTGCACCATCATCGGTCACCGTGAAGTACCTGTACGGCAGCGAGGATTCCACATTCTTCGACACTCTGGTGCCAATCATGATGGGATTCGTCATCTTCTTCTTCGTGTTCCTTATCTCAGGCATAGGCTTGCTGCACGAACGCACAACCGGCACACTGAATCGACTGCTCGCCACACCGATTCGCAAGCGCGAGATCATCTTCGGCTACCTTGTGGGCTACGGCATCGTGGCCATCGTGCAGACAGCCGTTGTGATCGGCTACACCCTCGTGGTGTTCAAGACGCAGATACTCGGGAGTCTGTGGAATGTGGTGCTGCTGAACCTCATGATTGCGGGTGCAGCACTCACCCTCGGCCTACTGGTATCCTCCTTTGCGGCAACGGAATTCCAGATGATGCAGTTCATCCCCATCATCGTCATCCCGCAGATATTCTTCTCCGGAATTATCCCGGTGGATTCGATGCCAGAATGGCTGCAAGTGGTCGCCCACGCGATGCCCTTGTACTGGGGCTCACGCGGCATGAGCGACGTCGTGGTGAAAGGTGCCAGTCTGACGCAGATTGCACCAAATCTTGGTGTGCTCCTAGCATTTATTCTAGTGTTCCTGGGATTGAACCTTGTGGTCATGCGCAAATACCGTCGGGTCTGA
- the spxB gene encoding pyruvate oxidase, producing the protein MSATINAGDAVLKVIEEWGVPRIYGLPGGSFDSMMNALYNEQKNIDFIQVRHEEAGAIAAAAEAKLTGRIGVCFGSSGPGAVHLLNGLYDAREDRVPVLALVGQVPQAFMNMDFFQAMDEEPIFEDVAVFNRTATNAEGLPALIDEAIRQAYKHNGVSVITIPKDLAWTPIDWQPVASAKNFRKPLPLQPHHDLIEQAVELIATAKAPLLYFGKGASTAHDELVEMSEKFKMPMISTHPSKGVVEDTHPAFLGSSGRVATKPASEASYNADVIVWVGNDNPFASKLVGPQARIIQIDNDSEKLGKRLQDRMAVAILADAKLTLREMIDAGEELPGTAFYRACLANKRNWEDWIASFNNDDRVPLRPEPIFDIINKQSDPDDIFMIDVGNVNINFARLSHLVPSNKWATSGKHATMGFAVPAALAAKLEYPDSTVYSLSGDGGFAMLSEEILAQVKYSTPVINVVFSNQTLGFIEAEQRDDSHQPLSGVDLIDTDWAKVAEGYGALGFTVRTREEAKAAFAAAKAADRPSVIDVKLTGEMPFTTMYMHLSEHDDPEAVREFKEHYEAQPLKALDYWLEQEQD; encoded by the coding sequence ATGTCTGCAACAATTAATGCTGGCGATGCGGTACTTAAGGTCATTGAAGAATGGGGAGTTCCGCGAATTTACGGATTGCCTGGTGGTTCTTTTGACTCAATGATGAATGCTCTGTACAACGAGCAAAAGAACATCGATTTCATTCAGGTTCGTCATGAGGAAGCGGGCGCAATTGCTGCCGCAGCTGAAGCAAAGCTCACTGGCCGTATTGGTGTCTGCTTCGGCTCATCAGGCCCAGGAGCTGTGCATCTGCTCAATGGTCTGTACGATGCTCGTGAAGACCGCGTCCCAGTGCTCGCTCTTGTTGGTCAGGTGCCCCAGGCATTCATGAATATGGACTTCTTCCAAGCTATGGACGAAGAGCCAATCTTTGAAGATGTCGCTGTGTTTAACCGCACTGCAACTAATGCCGAAGGTCTTCCTGCGCTTATCGACGAGGCTATACGACAAGCCTATAAACATAACGGGGTATCAGTCATTACTATCCCAAAGGATTTGGCCTGGACTCCGATTGACTGGCAGCCAGTTGCATCTGCGAAGAATTTCCGCAAGCCGCTTCCACTGCAACCTCATCATGACCTTATCGAACAGGCTGTGGAGTTGATTGCTACTGCAAAAGCGCCGTTGCTGTATTTCGGCAAGGGAGCTAGCACAGCTCACGACGAGCTTGTCGAGATGTCCGAGAAATTCAAGATGCCGATGATTTCCACACATCCAAGCAAAGGTGTTGTGGAAGATACACACCCTGCATTCCTTGGTTCTTCAGGCAGAGTTGCAACCAAACCAGCCAGTGAAGCCAGCTACAACGCAGATGTGATTGTCTGGGTTGGTAATGACAATCCCTTTGCTTCTAAACTCGTTGGTCCGCAGGCGCGAATTATTCAGATTGACAATGATTCTGAGAAGCTCGGCAAGCGTTTGCAAGACCGCATGGCCGTGGCGATTCTGGCTGATGCCAAACTGACTTTGCGTGAAATGATTGATGCAGGTGAGGAACTGCCCGGAACGGCCTTCTACCGCGCATGCCTGGCCAACAAGCGCAATTGGGAAGATTGGATTGCGTCCTTCAATAATGATGACCGTGTGCCACTTCGCCCTGAACCGATTTTCGACATCATTAATAAGCAGAGCGATCCAGATGACATTTTCATGATTGATGTTGGCAATGTGAACATCAATTTCGCTCGACTTTCGCACTTAGTGCCGAGCAATAAATGGGCAACATCCGGTAAGCACGCAACAATGGGGTTTGCTGTCCCTGCGGCGCTCGCTGCTAAACTCGAATATCCTGATTCGACGGTTTACAGCCTGAGCGGAGACGGCGGCTTTGCCATGCTTTCCGAAGAGATACTCGCGCAGGTGAAATACAGCACTCCGGTGATTAACGTCGTATTTTCTAATCAGACATTAGGCTTCATCGAAGCAGAGCAGCGTGACGACTCGCATCAGCCACTATCAGGTGTTGACCTCATCGACACTGATTGGGCCAAGGTTGCAGAAGGTTATGGAGCACTTGGCTTCACAGTACGTACCAGAGAAGAGGCTAAGGCCGCGTTCGCCGCGGCTAAAGCTGCTGACAGGCCTTCTGTTATCGATGTGAAGCTCACCGGTGAGATGCCCTTCACTACGATGTATATGCATCTGTCGGAGCATGACGATCCAGAAGCAGTTCGCGAGTTCAAAGAGCATTATGAAGCGCAGCCTCTGAAGGCTCTTGACTATTGGCTGGAGCAGGAGCAAGACTGA
- a CDS encoding ABC transporter permease: MTDKGNTTLKLLPFVVYVVLLFVLPAALVVSSAFQADSGGFTLENFSIFSQPGVTDAFWNSVWLSALTAVLGALFGAVVCFALLGCKDSGIIHRLVDAASSTLSQFGGVMLAFAFIATLGNQGLLTLLIKALLHIDIYSRQMWLYTTMGLILPYLFFQIPLMIITFYPAISRLPRNLAEAVAMLGGNSWTYWRRVGMPVMFPSFMGGFLLLFANAFSAYATAAALISQGSQIAPLQVRAALVSETGLGSQGAAGALALGMLGIMVLVVLVYALVERKASSWLA, from the coding sequence ATGACTGACAAAGGCAATACCACACTGAAATTGTTACCCTTTGTGGTTTACGTTGTTCTACTGTTTGTGCTGCCAGCAGCTTTGGTAGTGAGTAGTGCATTTCAGGCGGATTCAGGAGGTTTCACCTTAGAGAACTTCTCGATATTTTCACAGCCTGGCGTGACGGATGCCTTTTGGAATTCGGTGTGGCTTTCAGCGCTAACAGCCGTACTAGGGGCACTATTCGGCGCAGTAGTGTGTTTCGCTTTGCTTGGGTGCAAAGATTCGGGCATTATTCATCGCCTGGTAGACGCAGCATCTAGTACTCTCTCGCAATTCGGAGGGGTAATGCTTGCTTTCGCCTTCATAGCTACTCTTGGGAACCAAGGCTTGCTGACTCTGTTAATTAAGGCTTTGTTGCACATAGATATCTATAGTCGTCAAATGTGGTTGTATACCACGATGGGGCTGATTCTCCCGTATTTGTTTTTCCAAATTCCGCTGATGATTATCACCTTTTATCCTGCAATCTCGAGGCTACCGAGAAATCTTGCAGAAGCGGTTGCGATGTTGGGAGGAAACAGTTGGACTTACTGGAGAAGGGTGGGAATGCCAGTAATGTTTCCATCCTTTATGGGCGGTTTTCTGTTGTTATTTGCCAATGCTTTTTCAGCGTACGCAACAGCGGCAGCCCTTATCAGCCAAGGTTCCCAAATAGCGCCACTACAGGTTAGAGCAGCGTTGGTCAGTGAGACTGGTCTTGGGAGTCAAGGCGCAGCAGGAGCGCTGGCCCTAGGCATGCTCGGGATCATGGTCCTCGTAGTACTGGTGTATGCACTGGTGGAAAGGAAGGCTTCATCATGGCTCGCGTAG